In a genomic window of Allomeiothermus silvanus DSM 9946:
- a CDS encoding PEGA domain-containing protein: protein MNAKGLLAATLLGLSGMLALAQPRITPQGIIVNPVPTDLQVKTWVDKDPGKSGNSSYRIGENITIYAQVNQDAYVYLFNINADGKIDLILPNHLSRDNFMRAGETRRFPPQGANYQFTISGPEGQDQVLAVASKQPLSLADIADVERGQVRVQGAENLARALSIVVTPIPQQNWVSDVATYWVGRPQTPPPPPPPSSATLNVNSNPQGAQVIVNGQLVGQTPLTISVRPGRTEVEVRLRGYVSYFTTVQTRPGESVNIFATLQPEVRNGTLLVNSNVGGAEVWINGARSGRTPLQLSLREGTYEVVVRAGGYNEFRTSVRVVADQTVRVDARLTPIQTTLEISVNIAVPVRIFVDGNELGTTQNGFLRVTVNPDAHELVALAPGYRAEVVRLRLSPGATEQIRLSMDRL, encoded by the coding sequence ATGAACGCCAAAGGACTTCTCGCAGCTACGCTACTGGGCCTGAGTGGGATGTTGGCCCTGGCCCAGCCCCGCATCACCCCCCAGGGGATCATCGTTAACCCGGTTCCCACCGATCTCCAGGTAAAGACCTGGGTGGACAAGGACCCCGGCAAGAGCGGAAACTCCAGCTATCGGATCGGGGAGAACATCACCATCTACGCGCAAGTCAACCAGGACGCCTACGTTTACCTCTTCAACATCAACGCCGACGGAAAAATTGACCTGATCCTGCCCAACCACCTGAGCCGGGATAACTTCATGCGGGCCGGGGAGACCCGCCGTTTCCCGCCGCAGGGGGCCAACTACCAGTTCACCATCAGCGGGCCGGAAGGCCAGGATCAGGTGCTGGCCGTCGCCAGCAAACAGCCGCTCTCGTTGGCCGATATCGCTGACGTGGAGCGGGGCCAGGTGCGGGTACAGGGAGCCGAAAACCTGGCTCGAGCCCTCTCCATCGTGGTCACCCCGATCCCGCAGCAGAACTGGGTGAGCGATGTGGCTACCTACTGGGTTGGGCGTCCGCAGACCCCACCCCCTCCTCCTCCGCCCTCGAGTGCCACCCTCAACGTGAACTCCAACCCTCAAGGCGCGCAGGTTATCGTAAATGGGCAGTTGGTGGGCCAGACCCCGCTGACCATCTCGGTACGCCCGGGGCGTACCGAAGTGGAGGTGCGCTTGCGGGGGTATGTTTCTTATTTCACCACCGTCCAGACACGTCCCGGCGAGAGCGTGAACATCTTCGCCACCCTACAGCCCGAGGTGCGCAACGGGACCCTCTTGGTGAACTCCAATGTGGGTGGGGCCGAGGTGTGGATCAACGGAGCGCGTTCGGGCCGCACTCCCTTGCAGCTCAGCCTGCGTGAAGGCACCTACGAAGTGGTGGTGCGGGCCGGGGGCTACAACGAATTCCGCACCAGCGTGCGGGTCGTGGCTGATCAGACAGTGCGGGTAGATGCCCGGCTGACCCCCATCCAGACCACCCTCGAGATCAGCGTCAATATAGCCGTGCCGGTGCGGATCTTCGTGGACGGCAACGAACTCGGCACCACCCAGAACGGCTTCCTGCGGGTGACGGTGAATCCCGACGCCCACGAGCTGGTGGCCCTAGCCCCCGGCTACCGGGCTGAGGTAGTTCGGCTGCGCCTCAGTCCGGGTGCCACCGAGCAGATCCGTCTGAGCATGGACCGTCTGTAA